The following are from one region of the Falco biarmicus isolate bFalBia1 chromosome 1, bFalBia1.pri, whole genome shotgun sequence genome:
- the SMIM5 gene encoding small integral membrane protein 5, producing the protein MSSEGFLKEMQTIGEKFLLKLQRLPKADPVEIVSFCVVLLFIVTVLVLMIIACSCCCYSCCSCDGRPDHRRRKIQVRPVAHS; encoded by the exons ATGTCTTCTGAAGGCTTTCTGAAGGAAATGCAAACCATTGGTGAGAAGTTTCTCCTTAAGCTCCAGAGACTGCCCAAGGCTGACCCGGTGGAGATTGTGTCCTTTTGTGTGGTTCTTCTGTTTATTG TTACTGTTCTGGTGCTCATGATCATtgcttgcagctgctgctgctacagctgTTGTAGCTGCGACGGACGTCCTGACCACAGACGAAGGAAGATCCAAGTCCGTCCAGTTGCCCATTCATGA